Proteins encoded within one genomic window of Hevea brasiliensis isolate MT/VB/25A 57/8 chromosome 8, ASM3005281v1, whole genome shotgun sequence:
- the LOC110651005 gene encoding probable membrane-associated kinase regulator 4, protein MALNLSYDHADDDYIDIEVGSYSNFLCNSKSSPPQAREFEFQMSSISLEKDTTTSPADELFYKGKLLPLHLPPRLQMVEKLLEHSNSPYDCRKDTFEEFFSTPVMTTATTPTTTSTPFESCNISPSESCRVSRELNPEEYFLEYSNEESGFIGENQKKSWTKKLKLIKQSSLSSRLKASRAYLKSFFGKSGCSDDSCTAASKVADERIVSKAKESLNKCEKTLKKVPFGQIQKEKSQMPTTCVGNVNKQKISNEDSNGRLHRRSFSMAIKRHSTNKSSSSSSSSSSGSSSSSSSTSTNGFYGLPFLKRCSSVNSEIENPIQGAIAHCKQSQQLFYPRKFATEVGFYSLSTSKIAICEEQERPELCRG, encoded by the coding sequence ATGGCACTGAACCTGTCATATGATCATGCAGATGATGACTATATTGACATTGAAGTCGGCTCGTACTCTAATTTTCTCTGCAACTCCAAAAGCTCTCCTCCACAAGCAAGAGAATTTGAATTCCAAATGTCTTCAATTTCACTTGAAAAAGATACCACCACTTCTCCAGCTGATGAGCTCTTCTACAAAGGAAAGCTCCTTCCTCTTCACCTCCCACCTCGTCTGCAAATGGTAGAAAAGCTCCTGGAACACTCCAACTCTCCATATGATTGCAGGAAAGATACCTTTGAAGAATTCTTTAGCACCCCAGTAATGACTACTGCAACAACACCAACTACAACCAGTACCCCGTTTGAATCCTGCAATATTTCACCTTCTGAGTCTTGTCGGGTAAGTCGAGAGCTAAATCCTGAAGAGTATTTTTTGGAGTATTCAAATGAAGAAAGTGGTTTCATTGGTGAAAACCAAAAGAAGTCCTGGACTAAAAAGCTTAAGTTAATCAAGCAATCCTCGCTTAGTTCCAGGCTGAAGGCTTCCAGGGCTTATCTAAAGTCTTTCTTTGGTAAGTCTGGTTGCTCAGATGATTCCTGTACAGCAGCATCAAAAGTTGCAGACGAACGAATTGTTTCGAAAGCTAAAGAGTCTTTGAACAAATGCGAGAAGACACTAAAGAAAGTCCCTTTTGGACAAATTCAGAAGGAAAAAAGCCAAATGCCAACAACTTGTGTGGGCAATGTTAACAAACAGAAGATCAGTAATGAGGATAGCAATGGTCGCCTTCACAGGCGATCGTTCTCGATGGCTATCAAACGTCATTCGACAAACAAgtcttcatcatcttcttcatcatcatcatccggCTCTTCTTCATCTTCGAGCTCAACAAGTACGAATGGATTTTATGGGCTGCCATTTCTAAAGAGATGCAGCAGTGTAAATTCAGAGATTGAGAATCCAATTCAAGGAGCGATTGCACATTGCAAGCAGTCTCAGCAGCTGTTCTACCCAAGAAAGTTTGCAACTGAAGTTGGGTTTTACTCATTGTCAACTTCCAAAATAGCTATTTGTGAAGAACAAGAGAGACCAGAGCTTTGCAGAGGATGA